The following proteins are co-located in the Procambarus clarkii isolate CNS0578487 chromosome 4, FALCON_Pclarkii_2.0, whole genome shotgun sequence genome:
- the LOC138371191 gene encoding splicing regulatory glutamine/lysine-rich protein 1-like produces the protein MTPQRTRRRPREQDDAPENKKTPQRTRTSPREQEQAPENKMTPQRTRRSPREQDDAPENKETEQDDAPENKMTPQRTRKSPREQEEAPENKKTPQRTRRSPREQDEAPENKNKPQRTRTSPRE, from the exons ATGACGCCCCAGAGAACAAGAAGACGCCCCAGAGAACAAGATGACGCCCCAGAGAACAAGAAGACGCCCCAGAGAACAAGAACAAGTCCCAGAGAACAAGAACAAGCCCCAGAGAACAAGATGACGCCCCAGAGAACAAGACGAAGCCCCAGAGAACAAGATGACGCCCCAGAGAACAAGGAGAC AGAACAAGATGACGCCCCAGAGAACAAGATGACGCCCCAGAGAACAAGAAAAAGCCCCAGAGAACAAGAAGAAGCCCCAGAGAACAAGAAGACGCCCCAGAGAACAAGACGAAGCCCCAGAGAACAAGACGAAGCCCCAGAGAACAAGAACAAGCCCCAGAGAACAAGAACAAGCCCCAGAGAATAA
- the LOC138371197 gene encoding uncharacterized protein produces the protein MTSQRTRRSPREQDEAPENKKKPQRTRTSPREQDDAPENKMKPQRTRTSPREQEEAPENKKKPQRTRRSPREQEEAPENKKKPQRTRRSPREQDDAPENKMTPQRTRRSPREQEEAPENKLTPQRTR, from the coding sequence ATGACGTCCCAGAGAACAAGACGAAGCCCCAGAGAACAAGACGAAGCCCCAGAGAATAAGAAGAAGCCCCAGAGAACAAGAACAAGCCCCAGAGAACAAGACGACGCCCCAGAGAACAAGATGAAGCCCCAGAGAACAAGAACAAGCCCCAGAGAACAAGAAGAAGCCCCAGAGAACAAGAAGAAGCCCCAGAGAACAAGACGAAGCCCCAGAGAACAAGAAGAAGCCCCAGAGAACAAGAAGAAGCCCCAGAGAACAAGAAGAAGCCCCAGAGAACAAGATGACGCCCCAGAGAACAAGATGACGCCCCAGAGAACAAGAAGAAGCCCCAGAGAACAAGAAGAAGCCCCAGAGAACAAGTTGACGCCCCAGAGAACAAGATGA